The Phaseolus vulgaris cultivar G19833 chromosome 5, P. vulgaris v2.0, whole genome shotgun sequence genomic interval CATAGTCATGACTATAACATTAATGTATAAGTGATTAGTCCAAGATCATACAGGTAAACAATCACACTTACTATCTTGGGTCAAAAAGCACTTGTCATTATAAAGAAGTATTAAATGAGAGTCACACTTTTTATATGTAAAAGAATGAAACAAATCAAAtgatttgaaaatataataatgttCTATGTGTGATGTAACATCATGTTTTAAAGATTTTCAAATACTTCCTTGTAAGTCACATTAGTAGTTGAGGTAGTTTGTTGTCTTCATCTAAAATTAACATTTTCAAACCTTTTTTAGATTTCACTCGAGAAACAACATCATATAACTACCCATGTGTGAATACCGATCTTGGAAGATAAAGCCCAACTTTAGAAAGTTTTTGACcttgaattttatttatagtCATTGCAAAGCACAAAGATATTGAGAATTGTCTTCTTTGAAACTTGAAAGACAATCCTGAATCTGAAGGAATCAAGTCCATTCTACGATTGAATATTTTATGACCAATGTTTTTGCCTTAATCACAGTAGCACAATTTCTTCCCCAACTCATTAACTTGTAATCTTGTGCCATTACATAGTCCATTTGCTTGATCAATATTTCTTAAAAGCATTATTGGGACACCAACTTTTAGTTTTAGGCAATGATTAGAAATTCCTGAGCATCTAATACCGTTTAAAAACTCCAATGTAAACTACCCAGCTTAAATGTCTTGTTGTTCATCATATTGGAAAGGTATGTTTGAACTTAAGTAAGTAACTTCTTCCCTAGGCATTAAACATATGATAAATTCATTGACTTGGTCTACACATTTAGTTGTTGGACAAAGTATTGCACCATCATGAAAAAAGTTAGCATTGCTCATATTATGCAAGAATCTAGGATACACAAATTCAGCTAAGTTAAGTAAACGTGAATCATTGTGTTCGATCAGGAGATGTTGAGGTATTTCAATTATGCCTTCAACCATTTCATTTAAGTTCATATTTCCATCTCCAATCTTTAGAATCCAATCAACAAATTCTTTGATGTCTGCAACACTTTCAACTGATTCATTACTTGTTAATCTCATATTCTctaaaagtttaaaaaactTGCAGTCTTTCCATAATTGAGAAAAGTCTATTTCTTCCTTGACAATGTCGTATCTTGATCCCTTCCTGACAACAAACAAAATTTTCCTAAAATCACCTCGCAATACAACAAATTTACCACCAAAAGGTTTGTTACTGTTCTCTTCATCTACAACCTTCATAATATCTCTTAAAGTTCTGTCCAAAGCCTGACAAGATAGAGAGGATGAAGAAACTTAGGTGAACGAAGAGGATTCAATGA includes:
- the LOC137834083 gene encoding uncharacterized protein, which produces MKLCLSEFLSVLKFHALDRTLRDIMKVVDEENSNKPFGGKFVVLRGDFRKILFVVRKGSRYDIVKEEIDFSQLWKDCKFFKLLENMRLTSNESVESVADIKEFVDWILKIGDGNMNLNEMVEGIIEIPQHLLIEHNDSRLLNLAEFVYPRFLHNMSNANFFHDGAILCPTTKCVDQVNEFIICLMPREEVTYLSSNIPFQYDEQQDI